The Bradyrhizobium sp. CCBAU 051011 DNA segment CGACATCGTCACCCTCGGCGTCGACGACGTTCCGGCGATGATCGAGCTGACCGCGCTCACCAAGCCGGGCCCGTTCAGCACCCGGACCCATGAGCTCGGCACCTTCCTCGGCATCCGCGTCGACGGGCAACTCGTGGCGATGATCGGCGAGCGGATGAAGCCCGCGCAATATACCGAGATCACTGCCGTCTGCGTGCATCCGTCCCATCGCGGCCGCGGCTACGGGCAGATGCTGCTATCCGCCATCTCCCGCCACATTGTATCGCGCGGCGAAATTCCCTTCCTGCACGTGTTCACCCACAATCACTCCGCCATCGCGCTCTACCGGCGGCAGGGGATGGAAATCCGCCGCCGCCTGCACGTGACGGTGTTGAAGAAAGCGGATGGATAGTTCGCGATGAAGGCCTCGACCGCTGCCATCCTCACGCGTTGCGCGTGCCGTTCGGGCCGCGATCGGGACCCGGATCCTGGCCGGCGGCCGCCAGCGTCAGCCTGCCAATATAATGCGCCCATCCCTTGGCGTGGCTTGCCTGATGCGTCGCGCTGGGAAGGCCGCTATGGGTCATGCGCAGCAACGTGCCACCATCGTGCTCGATCAGGTCGATCTCGATCAGGCCTGATCCCGGCGGGACCTCATCATTGCCTTCCCAGCCAAAGCTGTAGGCGAGGCGATGTACCGGCACGACCTCGCGGAACGTGCCGCGCGCGGTGGCGCTGCCCACGCCCTTCAGGAGATACAGCCCACCGGGATGCATCTCCGTCACGGCCTCGCTACCCATCCATTGCACGATCTTCTCGGGGTCGGTCAGGAAGGCGAACACGCTGGCGCGCGGCGCGGCGATCTGGGTCTCGCGCTGGACCACAAATGATTCTGGCATCGAAAACCTCGTTGCTCATCGGCATGACGGATCGTGCAACCCGCACGAGAACATATGCCGGCGCGGGGATTTACCAAGTGCCGATGATGACGATCGATTGTTCTTGCCGGATGATCGGCCAATGCAGCTGAGCTCGACGCTGACATGGCTGGTCGATGCCGCCAGCGCTTCGCCGGGTGCCGAGCGGTT contains these protein-coding regions:
- a CDS encoding GNAT family N-acetyltransferase, yielding MSVHNNSSHPLDHPIWTALTTTQQALAEGDARARRYPTAITPFADMPDLSAENFAALAAMMSPADIAVLFTPEAVKPPAEFKVVLADTGEQMIGTILETPANGVDIVTLGVDDVPAMIELTALTKPGPFSTRTHELGTFLGIRVDGQLVAMIGERMKPAQYTEITAVCVHPSHRGRGYGQMLLSAISRHIVSRGEIPFLHVFTHNHSAIALYRRQGMEIRRRLHVTVLKKADG
- a CDS encoding SRPBCC family protein: MPESFVVQRETQIAAPRASVFAFLTDPEKIVQWMGSEAVTEMHPGGLYLLKGVGSATARGTFREVVPVHRLAYSFGWEGNDEVPPGSGLIEIDLIEHDGGTLLRMTHSGLPSATHQASHAKGWAHYIGRLTLAAAGQDPGPDRGPNGTRNA